ACATTTCACGGAAAACGATCTTGCACCTTATGGCCCTTGAAATTGCACGTCACAAAAAGCCATCTCACACCTTACGACCCTTCATTTTCACTTTGCACCAAACGCACCAGCCATTTTATGCAAGCTTCATTCCAAGCTAAATGTTGCTGCAGCAGATCAtgtcccttcttttctttcctttcttggaCACACAACTGTTGCTAGTAGAAAAAATGAGGCTAGGTTACACAGAGGAAAGTCACGCCTACTCcattttggatatttttggTCTATGTGCATAGAAAGGCAACTCATTTGTTACCTCAAGGATGGGAGAAAACAGAAAggtgggagagaaaaacatttaGTTTTTGCTAGAGAGTTTTAGACTATGTTCAGCTGACTCCCAAGAcccatttttcatcattttcgaTTTTGACATTTTTCTTATTGAATCCAAGACTTGTGGCAGgattcaagtttttattttcattatatctACATCTAAGTTGTTTCTCATTTCAGCTTGTGTTTATTTCAGTAAATTACCCATGGTAGTTGTGTGTGAGTTGAACTTATTCTTAGtggttttcactttttcttttagtagcgttgaatttatatttatacgTTGTTGGATTGCTTAGTTTGCGTTGGGTTGTTTGGGGTTGTTAAGATTTGTGCTTTGGGTTAAATTAATTGGTGTTGAATAATTTTAAGTAGTGTAAATATGTTTTGGGTTAGATTGAACTCTTGGGAATGAGAAATAGTGGGTTTCAAAATTACACACATCGTGTTTGATGAAATCTCCCTTAGAATGTAAGCTTAGCAATCTTCCCGTTTATTTCTTGGGAACTTTGGATTAAATGACGTTGATGAATGTGGTTTAGCTTCTTAAGCGAGGATAACCATAATTTATTCAATGCACGTTCACGAATCTACTTAATAAACGAAAGTGATTGAAATAACGTCAATGTGCATTGGAGCAAAAATTCTTGTATTCGAGCTAGATATTTCTTATTCCCCACTCATGTTTAACacattattttcttcatttttcttgcatatcCTTTAGCATTTATTCACTATCTTATGCAAAAGGAAACAAGGGCATTCTTAATAATGTCAAAAAAGAATCGATTTTCATTGTAAATAGAGTTGTAAATAGCCTTAggtaataattttcttttattttcggTAGTGAATGAATTTGCAATCTAAACTAATCGTTCTTTGAAGAAATGACTTAGGGACTTCCCTAATACTACATGACAACTCTTATACTTAGAAGTATTtcttaaaacactttttaaagcCAGTCAAAGTACAATGAATGGGTTTCTGGAGTGAAGTCATAACGCCTAATGCTAGTGGATGCAAAAATGTGGTAAGTGTGATAAAAGTGTTGCGAATTGCCATcttaattttgaacttttggTGAAGGCGTGTCAACCTACCAAGAGTGAGAGAGAACTCATGGTGAAGGCGTATCGATCTACTTGAGTGTTTCTCCTATAATGTATTCATAGTTGATTGAAAGGCATGTGTTGTGATGCAGTAAGTAATAGGTGCACACAATTCTTAGTGGAAACCATGAGGTATCCATAAGTGTTTATATTGAATAAGAATATGTGAATAATAAGAAATGGTAAGTGGTGCAAAGAGTTATATTGTAacaagttcattttttttttttttttaaattctgaaTATGTGAAAAATACAATTCATAAAGATTTAACATTTATGCTCATGCATCCATGTTTATGTTTACCTTATGCATGTTTATGTTATCTTTTGTGTATGTTTGTGACATAACTTgcagatatttttcaaaatcttattGTGGTAATTCCACTACCATTCTCCCGAAAGGTAGAAGTAGTGATAGGTTTAGAAGATAGCAAGCAAGATAGGGAAGCGTAAGCCCCATTAGTCATATGTGGTTGAAGAAATTCTCACGTTCAAGAATCATCTCAAGGAGATTGATAAATTTATAGAGATCATTTTGAAGTTGATAACATAGATACAAAAGATCtaaggaaaaaaagaataatgtttttaattatgtagCACAAGCCAATTTTTTTGAGGGTCATGAAGGGTCAATGGTTTGGGTCCCTACTTTTGTATGAATGTTAAAAACATGATGTTGTGGGATATAATAGATTTTGTTTTGGTACCATGTTATTTGATCAATCCCTTGTTATTTTTTCACTGCAAGTTATTTATACTACTATAAATATGCTAGATGCCTTGCTTGTTAATTATCATGAATAAAGAATATGTAACCTAGTATTGCATATTCCAATGCTTCAATCACTACTAAATCTCAAGCAAGGATTGGAGGTGTCAcaaatttcatttaaatttgTCTTCATCTTGCATCTCATGAAAGAAAATGactgatattttatataaaaagtttcAATCCGAACCGCAAGATATTTTCAACGCCATGCATcaaataacatatatacaaaaaatgGGAGGATTTGTATACTTACGTGAAATCATTTTCTATGAACGCAACCTAGATATTCCACATATGAATCCTCGCTACATTTAGATATGAGATCCAGCTCATCATCAAGAAGTTAACTTTACAATTGAGCAtcataataagtttatattttcttaTGCAGCTAGACTAATCGTTGGTTTAGTGAGCATGCAACGGAATTGCTTATTCTCAGCTCAGCCTGAAATAACCTTCTGGGATTCAATCAAACATGTCCTGTCATGGCAGCTAGAATAATAACTACAAGAGCATTGCCAGGGCAGGTTACCCTCTTCCAGGCAGTTAATTCCAGGCTATAACTGTCATGCTCTCAAGTCTAAGAACTTCTGTAAGCAAGGGACTAAACATGGATCCCTGTTTAGTCCCTTGCAGATGCATAagaccaaataaatacaaagatAAAGTACAGTTGTTTTGCGTCTCTGGAAATTAATCAAGACGATTTTCCACATCATAAAGAATGGCGGGTTCGTCTTGTGATCTTCCTTCGAAAGGGCCTGCATGCCTCGATGCTGAGATCAACAGCCGCTGCAAGTGCCATAAAGATGGCAGCATCCTCCACACATGTTACATGTCGCAAGGCCAATTGTACCAATGGCTTGCTTCTCTTCCCTTCCCCTTGCACTCTGCAACTCATGACAAAACCACCAACAACTGGACccaatgctgcaaagtctccaCTGCTTTGTGGGCTCGGTATTGGAGTTGCTGCTGCTCGCATTTGTCTGTCAGTGTCTATGAAAAACTCACCCCCCTTTTCAGCGTTAATAAAAATCTCAGATATAAGAAGCTCCCCTCCCTCTTGGTCATCAGAAATAAGTCGAAATCGACAGCAGACAGAATCTCGGATGCCACGTTCACGCCATGCCTCAAGCTTTCCCCATGGCTGCCAACTCTCAGGTCTGCAAATATCTGGGCGAACAATCAACCAAGCTCCTGGGTTGGACCTTGCCACCCAATCACAACCTGTTGACGGCACAAATGGAGTTGTTATGAATGCTGCTGCAACAGCCGAACCAGAGAGATCATGTATCTTCACCTTCCACCCcttcctctctcttctctccatttCTTGGTCAGAACTATCAGTAGATCCTGACCAGTAAGTGCTCAATGGGTCCACTTGGGGTACCCTGACAATGCATTAGACCTGTTAAAAAAAGGGGGACAAATAGCAGTTTGTCCTACTGAACGACATGGCTAACAGAGAAATAGAAACAAGGAAATATTAAAGTCTTTTCACGTACAATATCTTTCACGTATTGCAACACACTCCTCAAGGAAAAATTAAAAGTGCATTAtcactttttttcccttttttgggGGGTGGAGTAGGGAAAGAAGTATACAATGACAACAACAAAAATCGCTGGGAAACAGGATAAGTTCCTTCTTTTAAAGCTTTTGGCAACCAAATGGAACCTCATGAAAGATCACTGATTTCTCTTGCAGATTATAtgacataaaaaaatgattttgtgttACTTTTACC
This genomic interval from Carya illinoinensis cultivar Pawnee chromosome 2, C.illinoinensisPawnee_v1, whole genome shotgun sequence contains the following:
- the LOC122300104 gene encoding uncharacterized protein LOC122300104 produces the protein MDPQAFIRLSIGSLGLRIPGPSYNSAGIHALSSPCSCEIRLRGFPVQTTSVPLITSVEATPDSHSIASSFYLEESDLKALLAPGCFHGTHASLEIVVFTGWKGSHCGVSIKRQQIGSFRLEVGPEWCEGRPIILFSGWIGIGKNKQESGKPGPELHLRVKLDPDPRYIFQFEDVTRLSPQIVQLQGSIKQPIFSCKFSRDRVPQVDPLSTYWSGSTDSSDQEMERRERKGWKVKIHDLSGSAVAAAFITTPFVPSTGCDWVARSNPGAWLIVRPDICRPESWQPWGKLEAWRERGIRDSVCCRFRLISDDQEGGELLISEIFINAEKGGEFFIDTDRQMRAAATPIPSPQSSGDFAALGPVVGGFVMSCRVQGEGKRSKPLVQLALRHVTCVEDAAIFMALAAAVDLSIEACRPFRRKITRRTRHSL